One genomic segment of Styela clava chromosome 3, kaStyClav1.hap1.2, whole genome shotgun sequence includes these proteins:
- the LOC120342419 gene encoding uncharacterized protein LOC120342419 — translation MSEKLQAFLKEQNNKKGRGSLLGSGTNSGNSSAAEGESDTSKLLSWVPSVSISMPKVFSGSEKQESASNTNWFSESSSDPICPALSRKQRLIGFAVCVFTGIMCFSLAAMYAPLLVLKARKFSLLYSLGSLFMINSFSFLWGPWIHMKHLLTKDRLPFTFAYFGSLFATLYFAMWLRSTILTVIAAVVQIIALTWYIVSYIPGGQTGLRFISSLFTSLVTKTCKKTISV, via the exons ATGTCCGAGAAGTTACAAGCGTTTCTCAaagaacaaaacaataaaaaaggcAGAGGAAGTTTGCTAGGGTCTGGTACAAACAGTGGGAATTCTTCTGCGGCCGAAGGTGAGTCTGACACATCAAAATTGTTGTCATGGGTTCCATCAGTCTCCATCTCCATGCCAAAAGTATTCTCGGGATCTGAAAAACAGGAATCTGCCAGCAATACCAATTGGTTTTCTGAATCCAGTAGTGATCCAATATGTCCAGCATTG tCTAGAAAACAGAGGTTGATTGGATTTGCAGTTTGTGTTTTCACTGGAATTATGTGCTTTTCTCTTGCCGCAATGTATGCTCCTCTGCTTGTATTAAAAGCTCGTAAATTTTCACTTTTGTATAGTCTTGGAAGCCTTTTTATGATAAACAG tttttcttttttgtggGGACCATGGATACACATGAAGCATCTTTTAACAAAGGATCGTCTTCCATTTacttttgcatattttggttCACTTTTTGCaactttgtattttgcaatgtGGTTACGTAGCACAATTCTTACTGTTATTGCGGCTGTGGTACAAATTATTGCTTTGACATG gtATATTGTGAGTTACATTCCTGGTGGACAGACTGGATTAAGATTTATATCATCATTGTTTACATCACTTGTCACAAAGACTTGTAAAAAAACCATATCAGTGTGA